Proteins encoded together in one Impatiens glandulifera chromosome 1, dImpGla2.1, whole genome shotgun sequence window:
- the LOC124940159 gene encoding polynucleotide 5'-hydroxyl-kinase NOL9, with the protein METNSSSIIIPEDWANAADTIIDDSATSSPPIALICGAKNSGKTTFSRHLVNILLQRYKKVAYLDTDVGQTEFTPPGFLSLTVIDKITPDLMVPCLKTPDKCYFFGDISSKRDPNMYLKYIFALYDYYRKVYCVGSTDGNHRNIGVPLVVNTPGWVKGIGYDLLVDILKYICPTHVVKICISAESKNLPPGEFWLDGGYDPEVTLIEVKSARQDSLQRSVLIQKDAHHLRELRIMAYFRQCFPNDSPMNTIKELARALAAHSPYEISLSDIKIKYLHCQIPNAESFYNLNASIVGLAVSPDVAEQLPQCVGLGIVRSIDTSRRLLYIITPVLPNILEKVDLLLQGHIQIPTCLLQVKGCISPYMSANVLPID; encoded by the exons ATGGAAACAAATTCATCAAGCATAATCATACCAGAAGACTGGGCCAATGCTGCTGACACGATAATTGATGATTCTGCCACGTCTTCTCCTCCAATTGCATTAATATGCGGCGCTAAAAATAGTGGCAAGACCACTTTCTCCCGCCACCTGGTGAACATTCTCCTTCAGAG GTATAAGAAAGTAGCTTATTTGGACACAGATGTTGGCCAAACAGAATTTACCCCCCCTGGATTTCTCTCACTTACTGTAATTGACAAAATTACTCCAG ATCTGATGGTCCCTTGCTTGAAAACTCCAGATAA ATGTTACTTCTTTGGTGATATTTCCTCCAAACGGGATCCAAATATGTACTTGAAATATATCTTTGCCTTGTATGATTACTATCGGAAGGTTTATTGTGTTGGTAGCACCGATGGGAACCATAGAAACATTGGGGTGCCTCTGGTTGTCAATACACCTGGCTGGGTAAAAG GTATCGGTTATGACTTGTTGGTGGATATATTGAAATACATTTGTCCAACTCATGTGGTTAAGATTTGTATCTCTGCCGAGAGTAAAAACCTTCCGCCTGGAGAATTCTGGTTAGATGGGGGATATGATCCTGAAGTCACCCTCATTGAAGTCAAATCTGCTCGCCAGGATTCCTTACAAAGATC GGTACTTATACAAAAGGATGCACACCATCTCAGGGAATTAAGAATAATGGCTTACTTCAGACAATGCTTTCCGAATGATTCACCTATGAACACTATCAAGGAACTTGCCCGTGCATTGGCAGCGCATTCCCCTTATGAAATTTCTTTATCAGATATCAAGATTAAATATCTCCACTGTCAG ATTCCAAATGCAGAATCTTTCTACAATTTGAATGCTAGCATTGTAGGCTTGGCTGTCAGTCCTGATGTTGCAGAGCAGTTGCCTCAGTGCGTTGGTCTGg GAATTGTCAGAAGCATTGATACTTCCAGACGTTTGCTGTACATAATTACTCCTGTTCTGCCCAATATTTTGGAGAAAGTTGATCTTCTACTTCAGGGACATATTCAGATTCCTACTTGTTTGTTACAG